From the Amycolatopsis thermoflava N1165 genome, one window contains:
- a CDS encoding nucleobase:cation symporter-2 family protein: MTTTAAPAAAIHPVDRKPPALQLVVGGVQHVAAMYAGVVAPPLIIGSAVGLSGGQLSLLISASLFTAGLATLLQTLGVWRFGARLPLVNGVTFANVAPVMAIVQQHGPQNALGVVYGATLVGAALMVLAAPFFSRLTRFFPPLVTGTVITLIGVSLLPVAVNWISGQQDSAEPHGILLAAITLLAVLAFNRFLPGFWSRIALLLGLVVGTLIAWPLGEVDTSTFREAPAFGVASPFHFGSPAFDIAAIVSMAIVMIVIMAESTADMLALGEVVGRPTGQRTLADGLRADGVATAVSTVFGGFACTAFAQNVGLVALTRVFSRYVVAACGAILVLLGLFPVAGGVVALVPQPVLGGAGLVLFGSVAVSGIRTLATAAFDRPANVTIVAAALGVGIIPIAAPEFYAHFPSAVRTVLDSGISAGCVVAVVLNLVFGTRRERTPATGS; encoded by the coding sequence GTGACCACGACCGCCGCGCCCGCAGCGGCCATTCATCCCGTCGACCGCAAACCACCGGCGCTGCAACTCGTCGTCGGCGGCGTCCAGCACGTCGCCGCGATGTACGCCGGGGTGGTCGCCCCGCCGCTGATCATCGGCAGCGCCGTCGGCCTGTCCGGCGGGCAGCTGAGCCTGCTGATCAGTGCGAGCCTGTTCACCGCGGGGCTGGCGACCCTGCTGCAGACCCTCGGCGTGTGGCGGTTCGGCGCCCGGCTGCCGCTGGTCAACGGCGTCACGTTCGCGAACGTGGCCCCGGTGATGGCGATCGTGCAGCAGCACGGGCCGCAGAACGCGCTCGGCGTCGTCTACGGCGCCACGCTCGTCGGCGCCGCGCTGATGGTGCTCGCCGCGCCGTTCTTCTCCCGGCTGACGCGGTTCTTCCCGCCGCTGGTGACCGGCACGGTCATCACGCTCATCGGGGTCTCGCTGCTGCCGGTGGCGGTCAACTGGATCTCCGGCCAGCAGGACTCCGCCGAACCGCACGGCATCCTGCTCGCCGCGATCACGCTGCTCGCGGTGCTGGCGTTCAACCGGTTCCTGCCCGGCTTCTGGAGCCGGATCGCGTTGCTGCTGGGTTTGGTGGTGGGCACGCTGATCGCGTGGCCGCTCGGCGAGGTCGACACGTCGACGTTCCGCGAGGCGCCTGCGTTCGGTGTCGCGAGCCCGTTCCACTTCGGCAGCCCCGCGTTCGACATCGCGGCCATCGTCTCCATGGCGATCGTGATGATCGTGATCATGGCGGAGAGCACCGCGGACATGCTCGCACTCGGCGAGGTGGTCGGCCGGCCGACCGGACAGCGCACGCTCGCCGACGGCCTGCGTGCGGACGGCGTGGCGACCGCGGTGTCCACGGTGTTCGGCGGGTTCGCCTGCACCGCCTTCGCGCAGAACGTCGGGCTGGTCGCGTTGACGCGCGTGTTCAGCCGGTACGTGGTGGCCGCCTGCGGCGCGATCCTGGTGCTGCTGGGCCTGTTCCCGGTCGCCGGCGGCGTGGTCGCGCTGGTGCCGCAACCGGTGCTCGGCGGCGCCGGGCTGGTGTTGTTCGGCAGCGTCGCGGTCTCCGGCATCCGCACCCTGGCCACGGCGGCGTTCGACCGCCCGGCGAACGTGACGATCGTGGCGGCCGCGCTGGGCGTCGGGATCATCCCGATCGCCGCGCCCGAGTTCTACGCACACTTCCCGTCGGCCGTGCGGACCGTGCTGGACTCCGGGATCAGCGCCGGCTGCGTGGTCGCCGTGGTGCTCAACCTCGTTTTCGGGACGCGACGGGAACGAACTCCCGCAACAGGTTCGTGA
- a CDS encoding alpha/beta fold hydrolase, which translates to MPEVELSAGTIEYDDTGGGGPVIVFLHGLTIDNTVWRKVLPGLGEYRCVLPNWPLGSHRKPMKPDADLSLRGHVRLLAEFLEALDLRDVTLVLNDWGGGQFLISEGLAGRVGRLALVACEAFDNFPPGLSGRMLVRVARIPGGLKAMLHLLKFRFVQRAPGSWGWMSKTPVPAEVMDSWFRPARENPAIMRDLLKYGLHTPPKETLLEWSGRLGEFTGPVLVVWAKEDKLIPREHGPRLAALFPHARLAEVPDSYTLVPEDQPELLTNLLREFVPVASRKRG; encoded by the coding sequence ATGCCCGAGGTGGAGCTGTCCGCGGGGACGATCGAGTACGACGACACCGGCGGTGGGGGGCCGGTGATCGTCTTCCTGCACGGCCTGACCATCGACAACACCGTGTGGCGCAAGGTCCTGCCGGGCCTCGGCGAGTACCGGTGCGTGCTGCCGAACTGGCCGCTGGGCTCGCACCGGAAGCCGATGAAACCGGACGCCGACCTGTCGCTGCGCGGTCACGTCCGGCTGCTGGCCGAATTCCTGGAGGCGCTCGACCTGAGGGACGTCACGCTGGTCCTCAACGACTGGGGCGGCGGCCAGTTCCTGATCTCCGAAGGGCTCGCCGGCCGCGTCGGCAGGCTGGCGCTCGTGGCGTGCGAGGCGTTCGACAACTTCCCGCCCGGCCTGTCCGGGCGCATGCTCGTCCGCGTCGCGCGGATCCCCGGCGGCCTGAAGGCGATGCTGCACCTGCTGAAGTTCCGGTTCGTCCAGCGCGCGCCGGGGTCGTGGGGGTGGATGAGCAAGACGCCGGTGCCCGCGGAGGTCATGGACAGCTGGTTCCGGCCGGCCCGCGAGAACCCGGCGATCATGCGGGACCTGCTGAAGTACGGCCTGCACACGCCGCCGAAGGAGACGCTGCTGGAGTGGTCCGGCAGGCTGGGGGAGTTCACCGGGCCCGTGCTCGTGGTATGGGCGAAGGAGGACAAGCTCATACCCCGCGAACACGGGCCGCGGCTGGCGGCGCTGTTCCCGCACGCGCGGCTGGCCGAGGTGCCGGACAGCTACACGCTCGTGCCGGAGGACCAGCCGGAACTGCTCACGAACCTGTTGCGGGAGTTCGTTCCCGTCGCGTCCCGAAAACGAGGTTGA
- a CDS encoding TetR/AcrR family transcriptional regulator, with the protein MGNTKERILAASAELFRRNGYTGTGLKQIVAEASAPFGSIYHFFPGGKEQLAEEVIRSSGMEYGKLFDLLIAPAPDLVTGLEQAFAAAAVTLRETDYADACPIATVALEVASTNETLRRATAEVFQAWILTGTGVFTRFGLREDDARRLTIAVISALEGAFVLSRSLRDVEPLAVAGEAAVATAREMLTGRGRG; encoded by the coding sequence GTGGGCAACACCAAAGAACGGATCCTGGCCGCGAGCGCGGAGCTGTTCCGGCGTAACGGTTACACCGGGACGGGCCTGAAACAGATCGTCGCCGAGGCGAGCGCGCCGTTCGGCTCGATCTACCACTTCTTCCCCGGCGGCAAGGAACAGCTGGCCGAGGAGGTGATCCGCAGCTCCGGCATGGAGTACGGGAAGCTGTTCGACCTGCTGATCGCGCCGGCGCCGGACCTGGTCACCGGGCTGGAGCAGGCCTTCGCCGCCGCCGCGGTGACGCTGCGGGAGACCGACTACGCCGACGCCTGCCCGATCGCCACCGTGGCGCTGGAGGTGGCGAGCACGAACGAGACGCTGCGCCGGGCGACCGCGGAGGTGTTCCAGGCGTGGATCCTCACCGGGACGGGTGTTTTCACGCGCTTCGGCCTGCGCGAAGACGACGCCCGGCGGCTGACGATCGCGGTGATCAGCGCGCTGGAAGGGGCCTTCGTGCTCAGCCGTTCGCTGCGGGACGTGGAGCCGCTGGCCGTCGCCGGGGAGGCCGCCGTGGCGACCGCTCGTGAAATGCTCACCGGGAGGGGCCGCGGGTAG
- a CDS encoding nitroreductase family deazaflavin-dependent oxidoreductase, whose product MSSAIDLHGQPHVDRYLETDGEDGYHWRNGTTILILFTKGRKSGQERRHALIFREHEGAYLVVASKGGTDAPPAWFVNLQADPNVEVQIKGERFKAVARVATPDEKPAMWAKMAEVWPDYDEYQKKTSREIPVVVLERA is encoded by the coding sequence ATGAGTTCTGCCATCGATCTGCACGGCCAGCCGCACGTCGACCGCTATCTGGAGACCGACGGCGAGGACGGCTACCACTGGCGCAACGGGACGACGATCCTGATCCTGTTCACGAAGGGCCGCAAGTCCGGGCAGGAACGCAGGCACGCCCTGATCTTCCGCGAGCACGAAGGCGCCTACCTGGTGGTGGCGTCCAAGGGCGGCACCGACGCGCCGCCGGCGTGGTTCGTCAACCTGCAGGCCGACCCGAACGTCGAGGTCCAGATCAAGGGCGAGCGCTTCAAGGCGGTCGCGAGGGTCGCCACGCCCGACGAGAAGCCCGCGATGTGGGCGAAGATGGCCGAGGTGTGGCCGGACTACGACGAGTACCAGAAGAAGACCTCACGGGAGATCCCCGTCGTGGTGCTGGAACGCGCCTGA
- the pucD gene encoding xanthine dehydrogenase subunit D, with the protein MTTSVERTGTAGGIGASPRRPDGIVKVRGEFAYSSDLWHEDMVWGVTLRSPHPSARITGIDITEALKVPGVEAVLTHEDVPGVNRYGLEHPDQPVLAVDVVRYQGEPVALVAADHPETARRAMKRIRVNYEVLEPVTDAERAVRGDAPKVHPNGNVVRHVPIRRGDPAATADVVVSGVYEVGMQDQAFLGPESGLAVPAEDGGVDLYVATQWLHVDQRQIVAALGLPEDKVRLTLGGVGGAFGGREDLSIQIHACLLALRTGKPVKMVYNREESFYGHVHRHPAKMYYEHGADRDGKLVYVKARLFLDGGAYASSTGAVVANAATLGVGPYDVDNVAVDCWGAYTNNPPCGAMRGFGAVQAAFAYESQMDKLAQACGLDPVEVRVRNAMSEGSRMPTGQVVDSAAPVAELLRRVAAKPLPPAPSGERDLRTLPGGVSNTTHGEGVVRGVGYAVGIKNICFSEGFDDYSTARVQLRVVGGEAAATVQTAACEVGQGLVTVLQQIVRTELGVEQVTILPMDTSIGNAGSTSASRQTYVTGGAVRAACVAVRTALAKRIGSPDLELVGGKLVSTRDGVVADLADALGDDVYDETVEWRHRPTEVLDPETGAGNAHVQYGFAAHRAVVDVDTELGLVKVVALDCAQDVGRALNPQAVLGQIQGGSAQGLGLAVMEEIQTRDGKIRNPSFTDYLIPTVLDMPPMDIDVLERADPNAPYGLRGVGEPPTISSTPAIVAAIRAATGKELPRVPVRPEHIVG; encoded by the coding sequence ATGACCACGTCAGTCGAGCGCACCGGCACAGCCGGCGGGATCGGCGCCAGCCCGCGCCGCCCGGACGGGATCGTGAAGGTGCGCGGCGAGTTCGCGTACTCCTCGGACCTGTGGCACGAGGACATGGTGTGGGGCGTGACCCTGCGCAGCCCGCACCCGTCCGCCCGCATCACCGGCATCGACATCACCGAGGCGCTGAAGGTGCCGGGCGTGGAGGCCGTGCTCACCCACGAGGACGTGCCGGGCGTGAACCGGTACGGCCTGGAGCACCCGGACCAGCCGGTGCTGGCCGTCGACGTGGTGCGCTACCAGGGCGAACCGGTCGCGCTCGTGGCGGCCGACCACCCGGAGACCGCACGCCGGGCGATGAAACGAATCCGGGTGAACTACGAGGTGCTGGAACCGGTCACCGACGCCGAGCGCGCGGTGCGCGGCGACGCGCCGAAGGTCCACCCGAACGGCAACGTCGTGCGGCACGTGCCGATCCGCCGCGGTGACCCGGCCGCGACCGCCGACGTGGTGGTGTCGGGCGTGTACGAGGTGGGCATGCAGGACCAGGCGTTCCTCGGCCCGGAGTCCGGGCTCGCGGTCCCGGCCGAGGACGGCGGCGTCGACCTGTACGTCGCGACGCAGTGGCTGCACGTCGACCAGCGGCAGATCGTCGCCGCACTCGGGTTGCCCGAGGACAAGGTGCGGCTGACGCTCGGCGGGGTCGGCGGCGCGTTCGGCGGGCGCGAGGACCTGTCCATCCAGATCCACGCGTGCCTGCTCGCGCTGCGCACCGGCAAGCCGGTGAAGATGGTCTACAACCGCGAGGAATCGTTCTACGGCCACGTGCACCGGCACCCCGCGAAGATGTACTACGAGCACGGCGCCGACCGGGACGGGAAGCTCGTCTACGTCAAGGCGCGGCTGTTCCTCGACGGCGGCGCGTACGCCTCGTCCACCGGCGCGGTCGTCGCCAACGCCGCGACCCTCGGCGTGGGGCCGTACGACGTGGACAACGTCGCGGTCGACTGCTGGGGCGCGTACACGAACAACCCGCCCTGCGGGGCGATGCGCGGCTTCGGTGCGGTGCAGGCGGCCTTCGCGTACGAGTCCCAAATGGACAAGCTCGCGCAGGCGTGCGGGCTGGACCCGGTCGAGGTGCGGGTCCGCAACGCGATGAGCGAGGGCTCCCGCATGCCGACCGGGCAGGTCGTGGACTCGGCCGCGCCGGTCGCCGAGCTGCTGCGACGGGTGGCCGCGAAACCGCTGCCGCCCGCGCCATCCGGCGAGCGGGACCTGCGGACGTTGCCCGGCGGCGTCTCGAACACCACCCACGGCGAGGGGGTCGTGCGTGGCGTCGGGTACGCCGTCGGGATCAAGAACATCTGCTTCTCCGAGGGCTTCGACGACTACTCGACCGCGCGCGTGCAACTGCGGGTCGTGGGCGGCGAGGCGGCCGCGACGGTGCAGACCGCGGCGTGCGAGGTCGGGCAGGGCCTGGTCACGGTGCTGCAGCAGATCGTGCGGACCGAGCTGGGCGTGGAGCAGGTGACGATCCTGCCGATGGACACCTCGATCGGCAACGCCGGTTCGACGTCGGCGTCCCGGCAGACGTACGTGACCGGGGGAGCGGTGCGGGCCGCGTGCGTGGCGGTGCGGACGGCGCTGGCCAAGCGGATCGGATCGCCCGACCTGGAACTGGTGGGCGGCAAGCTGGTGTCCACCCGGGACGGTGTGGTCGCGGACCTGGCCGACGCGCTCGGCGACGACGTCTACGACGAGACCGTGGAGTGGCGGCACCGGCCGACCGAGGTGCTCGACCCGGAGACCGGCGCGGGGAACGCGCACGTGCAGTACGGGTTCGCCGCGCACCGGGCGGTGGTGGACGTGGACACCGAGCTGGGGCTGGTGAAGGTGGTCGCGCTGGACTGCGCGCAGGACGTCGGGCGGGCGCTGAACCCGCAGGCCGTGCTGGGCCAGATCCAGGGCGGTTCGGCGCAGGGGCTCGGGCTGGCGGTGATGGAGGAGATCCAGACGCGGGACGGGAAGATCCGCAACCCGTCGTTCACGGACTACCTGATCCCGACGGTGCTCGACATGCCGCCGATGGATATCGACGTGCTGGAACGGGCCGACCCGAACGCCCCCTACGGCCTGCGCGGAGTCGGCGAGCCCCCGACGATCTCCTCCACCCCGGCGATCGTGGCAGCCATCCGCGCCGCGACGGGCAAGGAGCTGCCACGGGTCCCGGTGCGCCCGGAGCACATCGTCGGCTGA
- a CDS encoding 8-oxoguanine deaminase, translating to MTLILENAAIATVDADGAEHRSGHVVIDGDTITAVGPGPAAVPGERIDAAGCLVTPGLVNTHHHLYQWATRGLAADATLFEWLVHLYPVWKRLDAGITHAAATAGMAHLAMTGCTTVADHHYVFPQDSGDQIEALVAATNRIGVRAHLVRGSMDRGESDGGLPPDNLVETTEAALLGTEAAIDAHHDPARDARIRIAAGPCSPFSVSEDLMRQAADLARRTGVRLHTHLAETLDEEEQCVAENGCTPAEYADKLGWLGDDVWLAHTVHLDGPAIRRMGATRTGSAHCPTSNGRLGTGIAPVRDLLDAGAPVGLGVDGAASNESGGLGEELHQALLQARQRGGPTALAVREALWMGTMGGARCLGRDGELGSIEPGKLADLAVWNLNGLRYAGIDDPLAALVLGATPPLKLLLVSGRTVVADGELRTDDETAIAGELAAASRRLR from the coding sequence ATGACCCTGATCCTGGAGAACGCCGCCATCGCGACGGTCGACGCCGACGGCGCCGAGCACCGCAGCGGGCACGTCGTCATCGACGGCGACACGATCACCGCCGTCGGCCCCGGCCCGGCGGCCGTGCCGGGGGAGCGAATCGACGCCGCAGGCTGCCTGGTCACCCCCGGCCTGGTCAACACCCACCACCACCTGTACCAGTGGGCCACCCGCGGGCTCGCGGCCGACGCCACGTTGTTCGAGTGGCTGGTCCACCTGTACCCGGTCTGGAAGCGGCTGGACGCCGGCATCACGCATGCCGCCGCGACCGCCGGGATGGCACACCTGGCGATGACCGGCTGCACCACGGTCGCCGACCACCACTACGTCTTCCCACAGGACAGCGGCGACCAGATCGAGGCGCTCGTCGCGGCGACGAACCGGATCGGCGTGCGCGCGCACCTCGTGCGCGGGTCGATGGACCGCGGCGAGTCCGACGGCGGCCTGCCGCCGGACAACCTGGTGGAAACCACCGAAGCCGCGTTGCTGGGCACCGAAGCCGCGATCGACGCCCACCACGACCCGGCGCGCGACGCCCGCATCCGGATCGCCGCCGGGCCGTGCTCGCCGTTCTCGGTCAGCGAGGATCTGATGCGCCAGGCCGCGGACCTGGCGCGGCGCACGGGAGTCCGGCTGCACACCCACCTCGCCGAGACGCTGGACGAGGAAGAGCAGTGCGTCGCCGAGAACGGCTGCACACCCGCCGAGTACGCCGACAAGCTGGGCTGGCTCGGCGACGACGTGTGGCTCGCACACACCGTCCACCTCGATGGCCCGGCGATCCGCCGCATGGGCGCCACCCGCACCGGTTCGGCGCACTGCCCGACGTCGAACGGCCGCCTCGGCACCGGGATCGCCCCGGTGCGGGACCTGCTCGACGCCGGCGCCCCGGTCGGCCTCGGGGTCGACGGCGCCGCGTCCAACGAGTCCGGCGGGCTCGGCGAGGAGCTGCACCAGGCGTTGCTGCAGGCGCGGCAACGCGGCGGCCCGACCGCGCTGGCCGTCCGCGAGGCGCTGTGGATGGGCACCATGGGCGGCGCACGCTGCCTCGGCCGGGACGGCGAACTCGGCTCCATCGAGCCCGGCAAGCTCGCCGACCTCGCCGTGTGGAACCTGAACGGCCTGCGCTACGCGGGGATCGACGACCCGCTGGCCGCGCTCGTGCTCGGTGCGACCCCGCCGCTGAAGCTGCTGCTCGTCAGCGGCCGGACGGTGGTCGCCGACGGCGAGCTGCGCACGGACGACGAGACCGCGATCGCGGGCGAGCTGGCGGCCGCGAGCAGGAGGTTGCGATGA
- a CDS encoding (2Fe-2S)-binding protein: MRVNVTVNGEARQADDVWEGESLLYLLRERLGLPGSKNACEQGECGSCTVYLDGTPVCACLVAAGQAEGREVRTVEGLADGDRLDPVQQSFVDAGAVQCGFCTPGLVVAAHDLLNRVPNPSDEEIREALAGNLCRCTGYEKILDAVRAAAK; this comes from the coding sequence ATGCGCGTGAACGTGACGGTCAACGGTGAAGCCCGGCAGGCCGACGACGTGTGGGAGGGCGAGAGCCTGCTCTACCTGCTGCGCGAGCGGCTCGGCCTGCCCGGCTCGAAGAACGCCTGCGAGCAGGGCGAATGCGGTTCCTGCACGGTCTACCTGGACGGCACGCCGGTCTGCGCGTGCCTGGTCGCCGCGGGGCAGGCCGAGGGACGTGAGGTGCGCACCGTCGAAGGACTGGCCGACGGCGACCGGCTCGATCCGGTGCAGCAGTCCTTTGTGGACGCGGGCGCCGTGCAGTGCGGCTTCTGCACGCCCGGCCTGGTGGTCGCCGCGCACGACCTGCTGAACCGGGTGCCGAACCCGAGCGACGAGGAGATCCGCGAGGCCCTCGCCGGGAACCTCTGCCGCTGCACGGGCTACGAGAAGATCCTCGACGCGGTGCGGGCGGCGGCGAAATGA
- a CDS encoding FAD binding domain-containing protein, with amino-acid sequence MEFLRPANLAEALAAKAEHPDAVPLAGGTDVMVELNFDHRRPDALLDLTRVAELAGWTVEDGVVRLGAGVSYTRLITELGEQLPALAMASRTVGSPQIRNRGTVGGNLGAASPAGDTHPVLLATGARVEVASTRGTRMIDADDFYVGVKKHSLAPDELIVAVHLPVATAPQQFAKVGTRNAMVIAVCSFAVALDPEHRRAGAAIGSAAPTPRRAAEAEEFLAAELPWDAPAPLRDSVKRRFGELVASAAAPIDDVRGTAEYRRHALAVLARRTLGWAWQDYLGSERTCA; translated from the coding sequence ATGGAATTCCTGCGACCGGCGAACCTGGCCGAGGCGCTCGCCGCGAAGGCCGAGCACCCGGACGCCGTGCCACTGGCGGGCGGCACGGATGTCATGGTCGAGCTGAACTTCGACCACCGCCGTCCGGACGCGCTGCTCGACCTGACCCGCGTCGCGGAACTCGCCGGGTGGACCGTCGAGGACGGCGTGGTCCGGCTCGGCGCGGGCGTTTCCTACACGCGGCTCATCACTGAGCTGGGTGAACAGCTGCCCGCGCTGGCGATGGCTTCGCGCACGGTCGGCTCGCCGCAGATCCGCAACCGCGGCACGGTCGGCGGCAACCTCGGCGCTGCCTCGCCCGCGGGGGACACGCACCCGGTGCTGCTGGCGACGGGCGCGCGGGTCGAGGTCGCCTCCACGCGAGGCACCCGGATGATCGATGCGGACGACTTCTACGTCGGCGTCAAGAAGCACAGCCTCGCGCCGGACGAGCTGATCGTGGCCGTGCACCTGCCGGTCGCGACCGCGCCCCAGCAGTTCGCGAAGGTCGGCACGCGCAACGCCATGGTCATCGCGGTGTGCTCGTTCGCCGTCGCGCTCGATCCGGAGCACCGGCGCGCGGGTGCGGCGATCGGTTCCGCGGCGCCCACCCCCCGCCGAGCCGCCGAAGCCGAGGAGTTCCTGGCCGCCGAGCTGCCGTGGGACGCGCCCGCGCCGCTGCGCGACTCGGTCAAGCGGCGCTTCGGCGAGCTGGTCGCGTCGGCGGCCGCGCCGATCGACGACGTGCGCGGCACCGCGGAGTACCGCAGGCACGCGCTGGCGGTGCTCGCCCGCCGGACACTCGGCTGGGCCTGGCAGGACTACCTGGGAAGTGAGCGGACATGCGCGTGA
- a CDS encoding PucR family transcriptional regulator, translating into MTTVKTLLEIPELRLRLRTGAGQLGRAVSRIYVTELPDPSRYVSAGEVVLSGLLWWREPGDAGPFVAALARAGVAALAASGADTGGIPPDVVQACAQHRIPLLEVPADLSFAVITERVVLELAAARGREPSGARKRLLAAATEDISLPALLRQGAIELGAPCWVLSGTGRVVAGTAVPPEDLVAHFVPGREVTVHDGYALMPVGGSFAVPWLLAVAQPEPGELAAELAELVRLARARADQVRRMSGRAAEPLLQALADGGPVGDAFAASGLPADTELRVLLARAPDESPALAAEVLAELLAEARPLVGVVGEDAYALVAGPGNWMRAAAEALTRLDRLMSLSRFHLGSGGPASVDGLHGATQEARHAVELAARRGGRIELVAGEDIAVHQLLAAGAPDELRRSVRERVLGPLLAYDAAQGTDLVHTVRVYLECSSSPTAAARALHVHVNTLRYRIARASELLGVDLNDFVTQVDVYLALLVTV; encoded by the coding sequence ATGACGACCGTGAAAACTCTGCTGGAGATCCCGGAACTGCGCCTGCGGTTGCGCACCGGCGCCGGGCAGCTCGGCCGCGCGGTCAGCCGGATCTACGTCACCGAGCTGCCCGACCCGAGCCGGTACGTCTCGGCGGGCGAGGTCGTCCTCAGCGGGCTGCTGTGGTGGCGCGAGCCGGGCGACGCCGGGCCGTTCGTCGCCGCGCTGGCCCGCGCCGGGGTCGCCGCGCTGGCCGCGTCCGGCGCGGACACCGGCGGGATCCCGCCGGACGTCGTGCAGGCGTGCGCGCAGCACCGCATCCCGCTGCTGGAGGTGCCCGCCGACCTGTCGTTCGCGGTGATCACCGAGCGCGTGGTGCTGGAGCTGGCCGCGGCGCGGGGCCGGGAACCGAGCGGCGCCCGCAAACGCTTGCTGGCCGCGGCGACCGAGGACATCTCGCTGCCCGCGTTGCTGCGGCAGGGTGCGATCGAGCTGGGCGCGCCGTGCTGGGTGCTGTCCGGGACGGGGCGGGTCGTCGCGGGCACGGCCGTGCCGCCCGAGGATCTCGTCGCGCATTTCGTGCCGGGCCGGGAGGTCACGGTCCACGACGGGTACGCGCTGATGCCGGTCGGCGGGAGCTTCGCGGTGCCGTGGCTGCTGGCGGTCGCGCAGCCGGAGCCGGGTGAGCTGGCCGCGGAGCTGGCCGAGCTGGTGCGGCTGGCGCGGGCGCGGGCCGACCAGGTGCGGCGCATGTCGGGCCGGGCGGCCGAGCCGTTGCTCCAAGCCCTGGCCGACGGCGGGCCGGTCGGGGACGCCTTCGCCGCGTCCGGACTGCCCGCGGACACGGAGCTCCGCGTGCTGCTCGCGCGGGCGCCGGACGAGAGCCCGGCACTGGCGGCGGAGGTGCTGGCCGAACTGCTCGCCGAGGCGCGGCCGCTGGTCGGCGTCGTCGGCGAGGACGCCTACGCGCTGGTCGCCGGACCGGGCAACTGGATGCGCGCGGCGGCCGAGGCGCTGACGCGGCTGGACCGGCTGATGTCGTTGTCGCGGTTCCACCTGGGTTCCGGCGGCCCGGCGTCGGTGGACGGCCTGCACGGGGCGACGCAGGAGGCGCGGCACGCGGTCGAACTGGCGGCCCGCCGCGGCGGGCGGATCGAGCTGGTGGCGGGCGAGGACATCGCCGTGCACCAGTTGCTGGCTGCCGGCGCGCCGGACGAGCTGCGCCGGTCGGTGCGGGAGCGCGTGCTCGGGCCGTTGCTCGCCTACGACGCGGCGCAGGGCACGGATCTGGTGCACACCGTGCGGGTGTACCTGGAGTGCTCCAGCTCGCCGACCGCGGCGGCGCGGGCGCTGCACGTCCACGTCAACACGCTGCGGTACCGCATCGCGCGGGCGTCGGAGCTGCTCGGCGTGGACCTCAACGACTTCGTCACCCAGGTGGACGTGTATCTCGCGCTTCTGGTTACCGTCTAA
- a CDS encoding alpha/beta fold hydrolase: MEEFETPGGTVRWASSGSGPPVVLLHGTPFSSSVWRDIASALSERHQVFVWDMLGYGRSEKRDGQDVSLGTQAEIFASLLEHWGLESPSVVAHDFGGVVSLRAHLLHGARYDRLALVDVVAIAPWGTPFFHLVRDNPWVFEQLPSHLHEAIVRTQTATASAAGLRDGVLDELVAPWLGAAGQAAYYRQIAQADQRFTDEIEPLLGSLDLPVLVGWGEADEWIPVEQGKELASRIPGARLRLFPGTGHLVQEDAPAALTATLLEFLGQPRKVA; this comes from the coding sequence ATGGAGGAATTCGAGACACCGGGCGGGACCGTGCGCTGGGCTTCTTCGGGTTCCGGCCCGCCGGTCGTGTTGCTGCACGGCACGCCGTTCTCGTCGTCCGTGTGGCGGGACATCGCGTCCGCGTTGAGCGAGCGGCACCAGGTGTTCGTCTGGGACATGCTGGGTTACGGGCGGTCCGAGAAGCGGGACGGCCAGGACGTGTCGCTGGGGACGCAGGCGGAGATCTTCGCGTCGCTGCTGGAGCACTGGGGGCTGGAGTCCCCGTCGGTCGTGGCGCACGACTTCGGCGGCGTCGTCTCGCTGCGGGCGCACCTGCTCCATGGCGCACGTTACGACCGGCTCGCCCTGGTCGACGTCGTGGCGATCGCGCCGTGGGGGACGCCGTTCTTCCACCTGGTGCGGGACAACCCGTGGGTCTTCGAGCAGCTGCCGTCACACCTGCACGAAGCGATCGTGCGCACCCAGACCGCGACCGCGTCCGCTGCCGGTCTGCGCGACGGCGTGCTGGACGAGTTGGTCGCGCCGTGGCTCGGCGCCGCGGGGCAGGCCGCGTACTACCGGCAGATCGCGCAGGCGGACCAGCGGTTCACCGACGAGATCGAGCCGCTGCTGGGCTCGCTGGACCTGCCGGTGCTGGTCGGCTGGGGCGAGGCCGACGAGTGGATCCCGGTCGAGCAGGGCAAGGAACTGGCGTCGCGCATCCCGGGCGCGCGGCTGCGCCTGTTCCCCGGCACCGGGCACCTGGTGCAGGAGGACGCGCCGGCCGCGCTCACCGCCACCCTGCTGGAATTCCTCGGTCAGCCGCGGAAGGTCGCGTAG